A genomic window from Methylorubrum extorquens includes:
- a CDS encoding glycosyltransferase family 4 protein, whose translation MRTALLAWDYPPAPSGLSTAAREIAESLAAAGAEVTVFTLDRTGRERVGGVTVEGLALPSIGRLARLRLWGSAGHLAAPLAFRRAVLAAHARAPFDVIEATNWYAPAVLLARRGDLPLVTRSSTPAAFTRGVGAGLRDRLDGCTADALERAQARGSAGLIANTAEHGAVIARAYRLSGHQPSAVIGLSLPPDILRSARTAAYPETDAPLCLLFVGRAEARKGFDALLGAVVILAAEQATGALPPFRLDLVGVPPDDMPADLPDAARPYVRARGRIDAAALAQAYADAHAVLAPSRYESFGLVYQEAMAYGRPVVACAEDASARAFVGASGAGPLARAATGPALADALRPLLVDPDLRRAYRIRALAAAGRFDRASLGRETLALYEAAIRAARQK comes from the coding sequence ATGCGCACCGCGCTTCTGGCTTGGGACTACCCGCCGGCGCCGAGCGGCCTCTCGACGGCGGCGCGCGAGATCGCCGAGAGCCTCGCTGCGGCCGGCGCCGAGGTCACCGTCTTCACCCTCGACCGCACCGGTCGCGAGCGGGTTGGCGGCGTCACGGTCGAAGGGCTCGCCCTGCCGTCCATCGGTCGCCTGGCGCGCCTGCGCCTGTGGGGCTCGGCCGGGCATCTGGCCGCGCCGCTCGCGTTCCGGCGGGCGGTTCTGGCCGCCCATGCGCGGGCGCCCTTCGACGTGATCGAGGCGACGAACTGGTACGCTCCCGCCGTGCTGCTCGCCCGCCGTGGCGACCTGCCCCTGGTGACGCGCAGCTCGACCCCGGCCGCGTTCACGCGTGGGGTTGGCGCCGGCCTGCGCGACCGCCTCGATGGATGCACGGCCGATGCGCTGGAGCGTGCCCAGGCACGGGGTAGCGCCGGCCTCATCGCCAACACGGCCGAGCACGGGGCGGTGATCGCGCGGGCCTATCGCCTTTCGGGACACCAACCCTCCGCCGTGATCGGCCTCAGCCTGCCGCCGGACATCCTGAGAAGCGCCCGCACCGCCGCCTATCCGGAGACGGATGCCCCGCTGTGCCTGCTCTTCGTCGGACGGGCGGAGGCGCGCAAAGGGTTCGACGCGCTCCTCGGCGCGGTCGTGATCCTCGCAGCCGAGCAGGCAACGGGCGCCCTGCCGCCGTTCCGGCTCGACCTCGTCGGGGTGCCGCCGGACGACATGCCGGCGGATCTGCCCGACGCGGCGCGGCCCTATGTCCGCGCCCGCGGCCGGATCGATGCGGCGGCGCTGGCCCAGGCCTATGCGGACGCCCATGCGGTGCTTGCGCCGTCCCGCTACGAGAGCTTCGGCCTCGTCTATCAGGAGGCCATGGCCTATGGCCGTCCGGTGGTGGCCTGCGCGGAGGATGCGAGCGCCCGCGCCTTCGTCGGCGCGTCCGGGGCAGGCCCTCTCGCGCGGGCCGCCACCGGGCCGGCGCTCGCGGATGCCCTGCGCCCGCTTCTCGTCGATCCCGACCTGCGCCGCGCCTACCGCATACGAGCTCTCGCAGCGGCTGGGCGCTTCGACAGGGCGAGCCTTGGGCGCGAGACCCTGGCGCTTTACGAGGCTGCGATCAGAGCGGCGCGGCAGAAGTGA
- a CDS encoding glycosyltransferase family 4 protein: MIRVAQVAPNIFPVPPEHHGGTERIVNDLSVALRSLGIDVTLFASSDSATDLPRVGDHPSLAALERRNRQVPPGVPAALDALQLEALRLRLDRFDIVHCHGEFAHAALLGPRRRRSLTTVHWRVDELDRALFFAGFPDLPVAAISAAQEAGIPASNRAGVVHHGIARDRYTFRPEPGAHVAFVGRMTDQKRPDTAIRVARAAGLPIRLGGTIDVGNPDYFERSVRPLLGPDATYLGPIDDRAKGALLGGARALLFPIDWPEPFGLVMIEAMACGTPVIAWNRGSVPEIVEDGVTGFVVASEAEAVAALARIGGLDRAVVRRRFEERFTAERMARDYIALYRRLLAA; this comes from the coding sequence GTGATCCGCGTCGCCCAAGTCGCCCCGAACATTTTCCCCGTTCCCCCCGAACACCATGGCGGCACCGAGAGGATCGTGAACGATCTGTCCGTGGCGCTGCGAAGCTTAGGCATAGACGTAACGCTGTTCGCCTCATCAGACAGTGCGACAGACTTGCCGCGCGTCGGCGATCACCCGAGCCTTGCGGCTTTGGAACGTCGGAACCGGCAGGTGCCCCCCGGGGTTCCGGCGGCTCTCGATGCGTTGCAACTGGAAGCGCTGCGTCTGCGGCTCGACAGGTTCGACATCGTGCATTGCCACGGCGAGTTCGCCCACGCGGCGCTGCTGGGCCCGCGTCGGCGCCGGAGCCTGACGACGGTGCATTGGCGCGTGGACGAACTCGACCGGGCGCTGTTCTTCGCCGGCTTCCCCGATCTGCCGGTGGCGGCGATCTCGGCGGCACAGGAGGCCGGCATTCCGGCCTCGAACCGGGCAGGCGTCGTGCATCACGGGATCGCCCGGGACCGCTACACATTCCGGCCGGAGCCCGGCGCGCACGTCGCCTTCGTCGGCCGGATGACCGACCAGAAGCGCCCGGACACCGCGATTCGTGTCGCCCGCGCCGCCGGCCTGCCGATCCGGCTCGGTGGTACGATCGACGTCGGCAACCCGGACTATTTCGAGCGGAGCGTGCGCCCCTTGCTCGGGCCCGATGCGACCTATCTCGGGCCCATCGACGACCGGGCGAAAGGCGCACTGCTCGGTGGCGCTCGCGCGCTGCTGTTCCCGATCGACTGGCCCGAGCCCTTCGGCCTCGTGATGATCGAGGCCATGGCCTGCGGCACGCCGGTGATCGCCTGGAATCGCGGCTCGGTGCCCGAGATCGTCGAGGACGGGGTGACGGGTTTCGTCGTCGCCTCGGAGGCCGAAGCGGTCGCGGCGCTGGCCCGGATCGGAGGGCTCGACCGCGCGGTGGTGCGCCGCCGCTTCGAGGAGCGGTTCACCGCCGAGCGCATGGCACGCGACTACATCGCGCTCTACCGCCGTCTTCTCGCCGCCTGA